A part of Streptomyces sp. NBC_01235 genomic DNA contains:
- a CDS encoding ribonuclease: MRFPPRITRIGASAAILSALLVGGTVSATTAHAAVGSICYGDLPTQAYDTLELIEQGGPFPYSQDGAVFQNREGVLPSQSTGYYHEYTVKTPGSSTRGARRIVTGKKTDEDYYTGDHYATFDLIDYGC, translated from the coding sequence ATGAGATTCCCCCCACGCATCACCCGCATAGGCGCCTCGGCCGCCATCCTGTCCGCCCTTCTCGTCGGCGGCACCGTCTCCGCCACGACGGCGCACGCCGCGGTCGGCAGCATCTGCTACGGCGATCTGCCCACCCAGGCGTACGACACGCTCGAGCTGATCGAGCAGGGCGGCCCGTTCCCGTACTCGCAGGACGGGGCGGTCTTCCAGAACCGGGAAGGCGTGCTGCCCTCGCAGTCGACCGGTTACTACCACGAGTACACGGTGAAGACCCCCGGGTCGTCGACGCGCGGAGCGCGCCGCATCGTGACCGGGAAGAAGACCGACGAGGACTACTACACCGGGGACCACTACGCCACGTTCGACCTGATCGACTACGGCTGCTGA
- a CDS encoding histidine kinase: MRADDADVADEAAREASGFTGRRWLLPSTLVAELAPEAERPGRSHRRTARDWVVDFCCFLLAVAVGLAVADSFPGERDLPPAFALTDQLLGALACAAVWLRRRWPLGLAVAMVPLGFLSTTSAGACTVALFTLAVHRPLRYVAWVGGTQLALIPLLAWARPDPTLAYGPAVVWSVLITVTAVGWGMFVRSKRQLMLSLRERARRAETEARLRGEQAQRLAREAIAREMHDVLAHRLTLLSVHAGALEFRPDAPREEIARAAGVIRESAHEALQDLREIIGVLRAGEPDDAGRPQPTLAALDTLVAESREAGMKVTLDQRVTDAAAVPASVGRTAYRIAQECLTNARKHAPGAETAVTVTGGPGEGLAVTVRNPAPEGDVPPVPGSGQGLIGLTERATLAGGRLEHGAWGDGGFEVRAWLPWG; this comes from the coding sequence ATGAGGGCAGACGACGCGGATGTCGCGGACGAGGCGGCACGGGAGGCGTCCGGGTTCACGGGACGTCGCTGGCTGCTGCCGTCGACCCTGGTCGCGGAGCTCGCCCCGGAAGCCGAGCGGCCCGGCCGGTCGCACCGGCGCACCGCGCGCGATTGGGTCGTCGACTTCTGCTGCTTCCTCCTGGCCGTCGCCGTCGGCCTGGCGGTCGCCGACTCCTTCCCCGGCGAACGGGACCTCCCGCCCGCCTTCGCCCTGACCGACCAGCTCCTGGGCGCCCTCGCCTGCGCGGCGGTCTGGCTGCGCCGCCGGTGGCCCCTCGGCCTCGCGGTCGCGATGGTCCCCCTCGGCTTCCTGTCGACCACCTCGGCCGGCGCCTGCACCGTCGCCCTCTTCACGCTCGCCGTGCACCGGCCCCTGCGGTACGTGGCCTGGGTGGGCGGCACCCAGCTCGCCCTGATCCCGCTGCTGGCCTGGGCGCGCCCGGACCCCACGCTGGCGTACGGGCCCGCGGTGGTGTGGAGCGTGCTCATCACCGTCACGGCCGTCGGCTGGGGCATGTTCGTACGGTCCAAGCGGCAGCTGATGCTGAGCCTGCGCGAGCGCGCCCGGCGCGCCGAGACGGAGGCCCGCCTGCGCGGCGAGCAGGCACAGCGGCTCGCCCGCGAGGCCATCGCCCGGGAGATGCACGACGTGCTCGCCCACCGGCTCACCCTGCTCAGCGTGCACGCGGGCGCGCTGGAGTTCCGCCCCGACGCGCCTCGCGAGGAGATCGCGCGGGCGGCCGGCGTCATCCGCGAGAGCGCCCACGAGGCCCTCCAGGACCTGCGGGAGATCATCGGCGTCCTGCGGGCGGGCGAGCCCGACGACGCCGGGCGCCCGCAGCCGACGCTGGCCGCCCTGGACACGCTGGTCGCCGAGTCCCGTGAGGCGGGCATGAAGGTCACCCTCGACCAGCGCGTCACCGACGCCGCGGCCGTCCCCGCCTCCGTCGGCCGCACCGCCTACCGCATCGCCCAGGAGTGCCTCACCAACGCCCGCAAGCACGCCCCGGGCGCGGAGACCGCGGTCACCGTCACCGGCGGCCCCGGCGAGGGCCTGGCCGTCACCGTACGCAACCCGGCCCCCGAGGGCGACGTACCCCCCGTCCCCGGCTCCGGCCAGGGCCTGATCGGCCTGACCGAACGAGCGACGCTGGCCGGAGGCCGGCTGGAACACGGGGCGTGGGGAGACGGGGGATTCGAGGTACGGGCGTGGCTGCCGTGGGGGTGA
- a CDS encoding response regulator transcription factor has product MTAIRLLLVDDDPLVRAGLAFMMGGADDIEIVGEAADGGEVEALVDRTRPDVVLMDIRMAAVDGLTATERLRGRADAPQVVVLTTFHADEQVLRALRAGAAGFVLKDTPPAEILDAVRRVAAGDPVLSPTITRQLMDHAAGTAADTRRAHARVRLAALGEREREVAVAVGRGLSNADIAARLFMSVATVKAHVSRVLAKLDLNNRVQIALLAYDAGLLEDGVADAAEDGY; this is encoded by the coding sequence ATGACTGCGATCAGACTCCTCCTCGTCGACGACGATCCCCTGGTGCGGGCCGGTCTGGCCTTCATGATGGGGGGCGCCGACGACATCGAGATCGTCGGTGAGGCCGCCGACGGCGGCGAGGTCGAGGCTCTCGTGGACCGCACCCGACCCGATGTCGTCCTGATGGACATCCGGATGGCGGCCGTGGACGGGCTCACCGCCACGGAGCGGCTGCGCGGGCGGGCGGACGCTCCGCAGGTCGTGGTGCTCACCACCTTCCACGCCGACGAGCAGGTGCTGCGGGCGCTGCGCGCGGGGGCCGCCGGGTTCGTCCTCAAGGACACCCCGCCCGCAGAGATCCTGGACGCCGTGCGCCGGGTCGCGGCCGGTGACCCGGTCCTGTCGCCCACGATCACGCGGCAGTTGATGGACCACGCGGCCGGTACGGCGGCCGACACCCGGCGCGCTCACGCGCGCGTGCGGCTCGCCGCGCTCGGCGAACGCGAACGCGAGGTGGCCGTCGCCGTCGGCCGGGGACTGTCCAACGCGGACATCGCCGCCCGACTGTTCATGAGCGTCGCCACCGTCAAGGCCCACGTCTCCCGGGTCCTGGCCAAGCTCGACCTCAACAACCGGGTGCAGATCGCCCTGTTGGCGTACGACGCTGGGCTCCTGGAGGACGGGGTGGCGGACGCGGCGGAGGACGGGTACTAG
- a CDS encoding Gfo/Idh/MocA family protein — protein sequence MRIGVIGTGRIGTIHANTLSRHREVGSLILTDADHARAQELAHRLGETAAPGVDEIFRWGVDAVVITTATSAHAELIGRAARSGLPVFCEKPIALDLAGTLQAIAEVEAAGTILQMGFQRRFDAGYTGAREAVRSGRLGRLHTVRALTSDESAPPAAWLPVSGGIYRDALIHDFDCLRWVTGRQVTDVYAAGSDAGPAMFREAGDVDTAAVVLTLDDGTLATATATRLNGAGYDVRMELAGELDQIVVGLDDRTPIASTEPTGPPAADKPWSGFLERFEPAYEAELAAFVDVVRGERANPCDGREALHALRIAEACEVSRRERRAVWLAEIPATSGAG from the coding sequence ATGCGCATCGGGGTCATCGGGACGGGCCGCATAGGCACCATTCATGCGAACACACTCAGCCGTCACCGCGAGGTCGGATCCCTGATCCTGACGGACGCGGACCACGCGCGCGCCCAGGAGCTCGCGCATCGGCTGGGCGAGACGGCCGCCCCTGGGGTGGACGAGATATTCCGCTGGGGCGTGGACGCCGTCGTGATCACGACGGCGACCTCGGCCCACGCCGAACTGATCGGTCGGGCAGCGCGCTCCGGGCTTCCGGTCTTCTGCGAGAAGCCGATCGCCCTGGACCTGGCCGGGACATTACAGGCGATCGCCGAGGTCGAGGCTGCCGGAACGATCCTTCAGATGGGCTTCCAGCGCCGCTTCGACGCGGGGTACACGGGGGCTCGCGAGGCGGTGCGGTCGGGGCGGCTCGGACGGCTGCACACCGTGCGGGCGCTGACGTCCGACGAGTCGGCGCCGCCGGCCGCGTGGCTGCCGGTGTCCGGCGGGATCTACCGGGACGCGCTCATCCACGACTTCGACTGCCTGCGCTGGGTCACCGGGCGCCAGGTGACGGACGTGTACGCGGCCGGCTCCGACGCCGGGCCCGCGATGTTCCGCGAGGCGGGAGACGTCGACACGGCCGCCGTGGTTCTCACCCTCGACGACGGCACGCTCGCCACGGCGACGGCGACGCGGCTGAACGGCGCGGGCTACGACGTCCGCATGGAGCTGGCCGGGGAACTCGACCAGATCGTCGTGGGCCTGGACGACCGCACGCCGATCGCGTCCACCGAGCCCACCGGTCCGCCGGCCGCGGACAAGCCGTGGAGCGGGTTCCTGGAGCGCTTCGAGCCCGCGTACGAGGCGGAGCTCGCCGCGTTCGTGGACGTCGTGCGCGGCGAGCGGGCCAATCCCTGCGACGGCCGCGAGGCCCTCCACGCCCTGCGCATCGCGGAGGCCTGCGAGGTGTCCCGGCGTGAGCGCAGGGCGGTATGGCTCGCGGAGATCCCGGCGACATCGGGAGCCGGCTGA
- a CDS encoding GntR family transcriptional regulator yields MQLELRVDRSSPVPLYFQLAQQLEAAIEHGSLTPGSLLGNEIELAARLGLSRPTVRQAIQSLVDKGLLVRRRGVGTQVVHSQVKRPLELSSLYDDLEAAGQRPATTVLVNTMVPASAEVAAALAVAEGSDVHRVERLRLAHGEPMAYLCNHLPSGLLDLDTDQLQATGLYRLMRAAGITLHSARQSIGARAATADEAERLAEDEGAPLLTMQRTTFDDTGRAVEFGDHIYRPTRYSFEFQLLVRP; encoded by the coding sequence GTGCAGCTCGAACTCCGTGTGGACCGAAGCTCTCCGGTGCCGTTGTACTTCCAGTTGGCCCAGCAGTTGGAAGCCGCGATCGAGCACGGCTCGCTCACCCCCGGCAGCCTGCTGGGCAACGAGATCGAGCTCGCGGCACGGCTCGGCCTGTCCCGGCCGACCGTGCGCCAGGCGATCCAGTCGCTCGTCGACAAGGGTCTCCTGGTCCGCCGCCGGGGCGTGGGCACGCAGGTCGTGCACAGCCAGGTCAAGCGGCCGCTGGAGCTCAGCAGCCTGTACGACGACCTGGAGGCGGCCGGGCAGCGTCCGGCGACCACGGTCCTGGTCAACACCATGGTCCCGGCGTCCGCCGAGGTCGCTGCCGCGCTCGCGGTGGCCGAGGGCAGTGACGTCCACCGGGTGGAGCGGCTGCGGCTGGCGCACGGGGAGCCGATGGCGTACCTGTGCAACCACCTCCCCTCCGGCCTGCTCGACCTGGACACCGACCAGCTCCAGGCCACCGGCCTGTACCGCCTGATGCGGGCCGCCGGGATCACCCTGCACAGCGCCCGCCAGTCCATCGGGGCCCGCGCCGCGACCGCCGACGAGGCCGAGCGGCTCGCCGAGGACGAGGGCGCCCCGCTGCTGACCATGCAGCGCACCACCTTCGACGACACCGGCCGGGCGGTGGAGTTCGGCGACCACATCTATCGGCCGACCCGCTACTCCTTCGAGTTCCAGCTGCTCGTAAGGCCCTGA
- a CDS encoding ROK family glucokinase, translating into MSTYGNFSAPIGSRRAPALRTVGTRERRSHLTAPRVPTVGIDIGGTKVMAGVVDADGNILEKVRTETPDKSKSPKVVEDTIVELVLDLSDRHDVHAVGVGAAGWVDADRNRVLFAPHLSWRNEPLRDRLSGRLAVPVLVDNDANTAAWAEWRFGAGRGEDHLVMITLGTGIGGAILEDGQVKRGKYGVAGEFGHMQVVPGGHRCPCGNRGCWEQYSSGNALVREARELAAADSPVAYGIIEHVKGNIGDITGPMITELAREGDAMCIELLQDIGQWLGVGIANLAAALDPSCFVIGGGVSAADDLLISPARDAFKRQLTGRGYRPEARIVRAQLGPEAGMVGAADLARLVARRFRRAKRRRVERYERFERFTEAARRTQDTA; encoded by the coding sequence ATGAGCACCTACGGCAACTTCAGCGCCCCCATCGGCTCCCGCCGCGCCCCCGCACTCCGCACCGTGGGCACCAGGGAGCGCCGCTCGCACCTCACCGCACCCCGTGTGCCGACCGTCGGCATCGACATCGGCGGCACCAAGGTGATGGCGGGCGTCGTCGACGCCGACGGCAACATCCTGGAGAAGGTCCGCACGGAGACCCCGGACAAGTCCAAGAGCCCGAAGGTCGTGGAGGACACGATCGTCGAGCTGGTCCTGGACCTGTCCGACCGCCACGACGTGCACGCGGTCGGCGTCGGCGCGGCGGGGTGGGTCGACGCGGACCGCAACCGCGTCCTGTTCGCGCCCCACCTGTCCTGGCGCAACGAGCCCCTCAGGGACCGCCTCTCCGGCCGCCTGGCGGTTCCCGTCCTGGTGGACAACGACGCCAACACCGCCGCCTGGGCGGAGTGGCGGTTCGGCGCGGGCCGCGGCGAGGACCACCTCGTCATGATCACCCTCGGCACCGGCATCGGCGGCGCGATCCTGGAGGACGGCCAGGTCAAGCGCGGCAAGTACGGCGTTGCCGGCGAGTTCGGCCATATGCAGGTCGTGCCCGGCGGTCACCGCTGCCCGTGCGGCAACCGCGGCTGCTGGGAGCAGTACAGCTCGGGCAACGCGCTGGTCAGGGAGGCGCGCGAACTGGCCGCGGCCGACTCTCCGGTGGCCTACGGGATCATCGAGCACGTCAAGGGCAACATCGGTGACATCACCGGCCCGATGATCACCGAGCTGGCCCGTGAGGGCGACGCCATGTGCATCGAGCTGCTCCAGGACATCGGCCAGTGGCTCGGCGTCGGCATCGCCAACCTGGCCGCCGCCCTCGACCCGTCCTGCTTCGTGATCGGCGGCGGTGTCTCGGCCGCCGACGACCTGCTGATCAGCCCCGCGCGGGACGCGTTCAAGCGCCAGCTCACCGGCCGCGGCTACCGTCCCGAGGCCCGGATAGTGCGCGCTCAGCTGGGCCCCGAGGCCGGCATGGTCGGCGCCGCAGACCTGGCCCGACTGGTCGCCCGCCGCTTCCGGCGCGCCAAGCGCCGCCGCGTCGAGCGCTACGAGCGCTTCGAACGGTTCACGGAGGCGGCCCGCCGCACCCAGGACACGGCATGA
- a CDS encoding sugar kinase, protein MTASLPRQAAPPDEPSPPPEDRRHVIRRRALTLLIIVLLIGVPAGYLVISANQSRDSGKDKEAKYSATGLTADWPSMVQRRLYQVPIPHPSNQVAYYETNNWKTSRLYVQFQTTQAGLDQFLADIGVSRAALKKGDITISARDQEITGWKFTGPGSRPGDDFGIAREQKNPDPTLDVVVNTGNAIYPFVYVVSRTVP, encoded by the coding sequence ATGACAGCATCGCTGCCCCGCCAGGCCGCGCCCCCCGACGAGCCGTCCCCCCCGCCGGAGGACCGCCGTCACGTGATCCGCCGCAGGGCGCTCACCCTGCTGATCATCGTGCTGCTCATCGGCGTCCCGGCCGGTTACCTGGTGATCTCCGCCAACCAGAGCCGGGACAGCGGCAAGGACAAGGAGGCGAAGTACTCGGCGACCGGCCTGACCGCCGACTGGCCGTCGATGGTCCAGCGCCGCCTGTACCAGGTGCCGATCCCGCACCCCTCCAACCAGGTCGCCTACTACGAGACGAACAACTGGAAGACCAGCCGGCTCTACGTGCAGTTCCAGACCACGCAGGCCGGACTCGACCAGTTCCTCGCGGACATCGGCGTCAGCCGGGCCGCCCTGAAGAAGGGCGACATCACCATCAGCGCCCGCGACCAGGAGATCACCGGCTGGAAGTTCACGGGCCCCGGCTCCCGCCCCGGCGACGACTTCGGCATCGCCCGTGAGCAGAAGAACCCCGACCCGACGCTGGACGTGGTGGTGAACACCGGCAACGCGATCTACCCCTTCGTCTACGTCGTCTCGCGCACGGTGCCCTGA
- a CDS encoding DEAD/DEAH box helicase, translating to MVGGTHSAEPLSVSVRLAAVFLPAPLPREGRVAFWDPSDGPTTITADAEHAGHAERAGHAERAGHAGRAGHAGHVDQGELTELTVVTRHGSSIRRKQASALSLPLDKALPLLVRARRDPAAHPATACWGAAALHALRLTARGRLLPGLTPTGHDAWRAGPLDPEDIAHLRAVAAALPYEGHAVPLPGPGPLRLPKPEALMRSFLDAVADTLPRTPAAPHACGKPFADRRPQRLPGAHDWAAEVAAGMDAGVRISLRLDLSAYDMFDASDDGGRARSAGAAIVQVHSLADPTLVTDAATLWAGVADAAFGARARVDAALAVRRAARVWPPLARLAEQDAPDVLALSEDELGDLLGVAATRLAAAGVAVHWPRDLAQDLSAAAVVRPAPGSATDGTGFFEGEELLQFRWQLALGGDPLSEAEMDALAEAHRPVVRLRDQWVLVDPALVRKARKRELGLLDPVDALSVALSGTAEVDGETVEAVPVGALAALRDRLTAGVHPAQPPVGLHATLRDYQLRGLAWLDLMTSLGLGGCLADDMGLGKTITVIALHLKRARTEPTLVVCPASLLGNWQREITRFAPGVPVRRFHGPERSLTDLTGGFGLTTYGTMRSAAATLAGQPWGMVVADEAQHVKNPYSATAKALRTIPTPARVALTGTPVENNLSELWALLDWTTPGLLGPLKSFRARHARAVENGEDDLAVERLARLVRPFLLRRKKSDPGIVPELPPKTETDHPVPLTREQAALYEAVVRESLLAIETADGIARRGLVLKLLGALKQICDHPALYLKEESASVGDALAARSGKLALLDELLDTLLAEDGSALVFTQYVGMARLIAAHLIARAVPVDLLHGGTPVPERERMVDRFQSGATPVLVLSLKAAGTGLNLTRAGHVVHFDRWWNPAVEEQATDRAYRIGQTQPVQVHRLITEGTVEDRIAEMLQAKRALADAILGSGESALTELTDRELSDLVRLRREA from the coding sequence ATGGTCGGCGGGACGCATTCGGCGGAGCCTCTCTCCGTCTCCGTGCGGCTCGCCGCCGTCTTCCTGCCCGCACCCCTCCCGCGCGAGGGCCGCGTCGCCTTCTGGGACCCGTCGGACGGCCCGACGACCATCACGGCGGACGCGGAACACGCCGGACACGCGGAACGCGCCGGACACGCGGAACGCGCCGGACACGCGGGACGCGCCGGACACGCGGGACACGTGGACCAGGGGGAACTCACGGAGCTCACCGTCGTCACGCGGCACGGCTCCTCCATCCGCCGCAAGCAGGCCTCCGCCCTGTCCCTGCCGCTCGACAAGGCACTCCCGCTGCTCGTGCGCGCCCGCCGCGATCCCGCCGCCCACCCGGCCACCGCCTGCTGGGGCGCCGCCGCACTGCACGCCCTGCGGCTGACCGCCCGCGGCCGCCTGCTGCCCGGCCTGACGCCCACCGGACACGACGCCTGGCGGGCGGGCCCCCTGGATCCCGAGGACATCGCCCACCTGCGCGCGGTCGCCGCCGCGCTCCCGTACGAGGGCCACGCCGTGCCGCTCCCCGGCCCCGGCCCGCTCCGGCTGCCGAAGCCGGAGGCCCTGATGCGGTCCTTCCTGGACGCCGTGGCGGACACCCTGCCCCGCACCCCGGCCGCGCCGCACGCGTGCGGGAAGCCCTTCGCGGACCGCCGGCCCCAGCGGCTGCCCGGCGCGCACGACTGGGCCGCCGAGGTCGCGGCCGGTATGGACGCGGGCGTGCGGATCTCGCTCCGCCTCGACCTGTCCGCGTACGACATGTTCGACGCCTCCGACGACGGCGGGCGGGCGCGCAGCGCGGGCGCCGCGATCGTCCAGGTGCACAGCCTCGCCGACCCGACATTGGTGACCGACGCGGCAACCCTGTGGGCGGGCGTGGCCGACGCCGCCTTCGGGGCACGCGCACGCGTGGACGCGGCCCTCGCCGTGCGGCGCGCGGCCCGCGTCTGGCCCCCGCTCGCCCGGCTCGCCGAACAGGACGCGCCGGACGTCCTGGCCCTCTCCGAGGACGAACTGGGCGACCTGCTCGGCGTGGCGGCCACCCGGCTCGCGGCGGCCGGGGTCGCCGTGCACTGGCCGAGGGACCTGGCGCAGGACCTCAGCGCGGCCGCCGTGGTCCGACCCGCGCCGGGCTCGGCGACGGACGGCACCGGCTTCTTCGAGGGCGAGGAACTGCTCCAGTTCCGCTGGCAGCTCGCGCTCGGCGGCGACCCGCTCAGCGAGGCCGAGATGGACGCTCTGGCGGAGGCCCACCGCCCGGTGGTCCGGCTCCGCGACCAGTGGGTCCTGGTCGACCCGGCGCTCGTCCGCAAGGCCCGCAAACGCGAACTGGGCCTGCTGGACCCGGTCGACGCCCTGTCCGTCGCCCTCTCCGGCACCGCGGAGGTCGACGGCGAGACCGTGGAGGCGGTCCCCGTCGGCGCCCTGGCGGCCCTGCGCGACCGTCTCACCGCCGGGGTGCACCCCGCGCAGCCGCCCGTCGGCCTGCACGCCACGCTCCGCGACTACCAGCTGCGCGGCCTGGCCTGGCTGGACCTCATGACCTCCCTCGGCCTCGGCGGCTGCCTCGCCGACGACATGGGCCTCGGCAAGACGATCACCGTCATCGCCCTGCATCTGAAGCGGGCCCGCACCGAGCCGACCCTGGTGGTCTGCCCGGCCTCCCTCCTGGGCAACTGGCAGCGCGAGATCACCCGCTTCGCGCCGGGCGTCCCCGTCCGGCGCTTCCACGGCCCCGAACGCAGCCTGACGGACCTGACCGGCGGCTTCGGCCTCACCACGTACGGCACGATGCGTTCGGCCGCCGCGACCCTGGCCGGGCAGCCCTGGGGCATGGTCGTCGCGGACGAGGCCCAGCACGTGAAGAACCCCTACTCGGCGACGGCGAAGGCCCTGCGCACCATCCCGACACCCGCGCGCGTGGCCCTGACCGGCACCCCCGTCGAGAACAACCTCTCCGAGCTCTGGGCCCTGCTCGACTGGACGACACCGGGACTCCTCGGTCCCCTGAAGTCCTTCCGCGCCCGGCACGCGCGCGCGGTGGAGAACGGCGAGGACGATCTGGCGGTGGAGCGCCTCGCCCGCCTGGTGCGTCCGTTCCTCCTGCGCCGCAAGAAGTCCGACCCCGGCATCGTGCCCGAGCTGCCGCCGAAGACCGAGACCGACCACCCGGTCCCGCTCACCCGGGAACAGGCGGCGCTCTACGAGGCGGTGGTGCGCGAGTCCCTGCTGGCCATCGAGACGGCGGACGGTATCGCCCGCCGCGGCCTGGTGCTGAAGCTCCTGGGCGCGCTGAAGCAGATCTGCGACCATCCGGCCCTGTACCTCAAGGAGGAGAGCGCCTCGGTCGGCGACGCGCTGGCCGCCCGCTCCGGCAAGCTCGCCCTGCTGGACGAGCTGTTGGACACCCTGCTCGCCGAGGACGGCTCGGCACTCGTCTTCACGCAGTACGTCGGCATGGCCCGCCTGATCGCCGCCCACCTCATCGCCCGCGCGGTCCCGGTCGACCTCCTGCACGGCGGCACCCCGGTACCCGAGCGGGAGCGGATGGTGGACCGCTTCCAGAGCGGCGCGACCCCGGTCCTGGTCCTCTCCCTGAAGGCGGCCGGCACCGGCCTCAACCTCACGCGCGCGGGCCATGTCGTCCACTTCGACCGCTGGTGGAACCCGGCTGTCGAGGAACAGGCCACCGACCGCGCCTACCGCATCGGCCAGACCCAGCCGGTCCAGGTCCACCGCCTCATCACCGAGGGCACCGTCGAGGACCGCATCGCCGAGATGCTCCAGGCCAAGCGCGCCCTGGCCGACGCGATCCTCGGCTCCGGCGAGTCGGCCCTCACGGAACTGACGGACCGCGAGCTGTCCGACCTGGTCAGGCTGCGGAGGGAGGCGTGA